In Nocardioides marinus, one DNA window encodes the following:
- a CDS encoding single-stranded DNA-binding protein, protein MGTPVPEEEDAVLNDTLVTMEGWLGSNVTVRQAGGASVASFRLAATPRRFHAASGQWSDDTTQWFTVNAWRALGEGCAASLRRGDPVVVVGRLRASTWTNAQGVQMTSFEVDAQVVGHDLNRGTSEFTRTSRPAGEEGQAA, encoded by the coding sequence GTGGGGACGCCCGTCCCCGAGGAGGAGGACGCCGTGCTCAACGACACCCTGGTGACCATGGAGGGATGGCTCGGCAGCAACGTCACCGTCCGCCAGGCGGGTGGGGCCAGCGTGGCCAGCTTCCGGCTGGCCGCGACCCCGCGCCGCTTCCACGCCGCGAGCGGGCAGTGGAGCGACGACACCACGCAGTGGTTCACCGTCAACGCCTGGCGAGCGCTGGGGGAGGGCTGCGCCGCCTCCCTGCGACGCGGCGACCCGGTGGTCGTCGTGGGTCGGCTGCGGGCCTCGACGTGGACCAACGCGCAGGGGGTGCAGATGACCTCCTTCGAGGTCGACGCCCAGGTGGTGGGCCACGACCTCAACCGTGGCACCAGCGAGTTCACACGCACCTCGCGCCCGGCCGGCGAGGAGGGGCAGGCCGCCTGA
- a CDS encoding GTPase has protein sequence MTSLLEGAKKLVTRGTDTGARLEGLGVAAEAARGRLDDELVDRAATVVERGTSRLRLSAHHTVVGIAGATGSGKSSTFNALTGLELSAVGVRRPTTSWATACVWGTEGAGELLEWLGIPPRHQTTRDSMLDTRRESNALEGVVLLDLPDHDSTEVAHHLEVDRLVALADMFVWVLDPQKYADAAIHDRYLAPLRTHADVMVVVLNHIDTVPEDRRDAMVDDVRRLLAADGIPDVPVMPVSARHGIGIDRLRSEIEQRVADKRMTAGRIEADVRAAAAELRAAAGDAPTRALSEERVAALESALARGAGVPAIVEAVERSTRWRAGRATGWPLVSWVGRFRPDPLKKLEIDLGADSKALRGQGGSTPQATAVQRATIDAEVRSLADDVSEGLAPPFAESVRRASTARLPEVGDRLDDALRAVDLDAERLPVWAGGVRVLQWLLVLAALVGGAWSIAAMVSGGLGDLPRVAGIALPLVLLGGGVLLGVLLGLVCRGLVSATARSRASAADTRLRAAVSEVAAELVVAPVQAELTAYTALRTGLDRALA, from the coding sequence ATGACGTCCTTGCTGGAGGGGGCCAAGAAGCTGGTCACCCGGGGCACTGACACCGGGGCCCGGCTCGAGGGCCTGGGTGTCGCCGCCGAGGCGGCCCGGGGTCGCCTCGACGACGAGCTGGTCGACCGCGCCGCGACGGTGGTCGAGCGCGGCACCAGCCGGTTGCGGCTCAGCGCCCACCACACGGTCGTCGGGATCGCCGGGGCCACGGGCTCGGGCAAGTCCTCCACGTTCAACGCCCTGACGGGCCTGGAGCTCTCCGCCGTCGGCGTACGCCGCCCCACGACGTCGTGGGCGACCGCCTGCGTCTGGGGCACCGAGGGGGCCGGCGAGCTCCTGGAGTGGCTCGGCATCCCGCCGCGGCACCAGACCACCCGGGACTCCATGCTCGACACCCGCCGCGAGAGCAACGCGCTCGAGGGCGTCGTGCTGCTCGACCTCCCCGACCACGACTCCACCGAGGTCGCCCACCACCTCGAGGTCGACCGGCTGGTCGCCCTCGCCGACATGTTCGTGTGGGTGCTCGACCCGCAGAAGTACGCCGACGCGGCCATCCACGACCGCTACCTCGCGCCCCTGCGCACCCACGCCGACGTCATGGTCGTGGTGCTCAACCACATCGACACCGTCCCCGAGGACCGTCGCGACGCGATGGTCGACGACGTCCGGCGGCTGCTGGCCGCCGACGGCATCCCGGACGTGCCGGTGATGCCGGTCTCGGCGCGCCACGGCATCGGCATCGACCGGTTGCGGAGCGAGATCGAGCAGCGGGTGGCCGACAAGCGGATGACCGCGGGGCGCATCGAGGCCGACGTCCGTGCCGCGGCCGCCGAGCTGCGCGCCGCCGCCGGTGACGCCCCGACCCGTGCCCTGTCCGAGGAGCGGGTCGCGGCCCTGGAGTCCGCGCTCGCCCGAGGCGCCGGCGTGCCGGCGATCGTCGAGGCGGTGGAGCGTTCCACCCGGTGGCGCGCCGGGCGCGCCACGGGATGGCCGCTGGTCTCCTGGGTCGGTCGGTTCCGACCGGACCCGCTGAAGAAGCTCGAGATCGACCTGGGCGCCGACTCGAAGGCGCTGCGCGGGCAGGGCGGCTCCACCCCGCAGGCCACCGCCGTGCAGCGGGCCACGATCGACGCCGAGGTCCGCTCGCTCGCCGACGACGTCTCCGAGGGGCTCGCGCCACCGTTCGCCGAGTCGGTCCGACGCGCCTCCACCGCGCGGCTCCCCGAGGTGGGGGACCGGCTCGACGACGCGCTGCGTGCCGTCGACCTCGACGCCGAGCGGCTGCCCGTGTGGGCCGGTGGCGTGCGGGTGCTGCAGTGGCTGCTGGTGCTGGCGGCCCTGGTCGGCGGGGCCTGGAGCATCGCCGCGATGGTCTCCGGCGGCCTCGGCGACCTGCCGCGGGTGGCCGGGATCGCGCTGCCGCTGGTGCTGCTCGGCGGCGGTGTGCTGCTCGGCGTGCTGCTGGGCCTGGTCTGTCGTGGGCTGGTCTCCGCGACCGCACGCTCGCGGGCGTCCGCCGCCGACACCAGGCTGCGCGCGGCCGTCTCGGAGGTCGCCGCCGAGCTCGTGGTCGCCCCCGTGCAGGCCGAGCTGACGGCGTACACCGCGCTGCGCACGGGCCTGGACCGCGCCCTGGCCTGA
- a CDS encoding dynamin family protein — protein sequence MSARHEASTDVGAGDAQMITALVRLRGALQAATLPLDLPGVEEVRTSHGEMVDQLEDYVIPRVMTVDAPLLAVVGGSTGAGKSTLVNTLVGHRVTASGVLRPTTRSPVLVHHPDDGHWFGQDRLLPDLRRVEHATNDPDCLQLVASETIPQGLAVLDAPDVDSVDEQNRALAAQLLAAGDLWLFVTSAARYADQVPWTFLKQAADRSTAVAIVLDRTAPEAVHTVSTHLARMLAARGLKDSPLFVVHEGAVDDEGLLPAANVAEVRGWLESLAEDSGARSAVVKQTLDGAIRSLTHHVHPVADAAAAQVEAAEHLRRLSDQAYSDALARALQATSDGTLLRGEILARWQEFVGTGELLRSLETKVGWLRDRVVGAVKGKPAQAERVTVAVESGLELLVLEHAEEAAEAAERAWRQLEAGVSLLATGGPDLGRASRDLRRRAERAVREWQGDVLEMVRAEGEGKRTTARFLALGVNGLSVALMVVVFSHTAGLTGAEAGIAGGSAALGQKLLEAVFGDQAVRGMAERARQMLEERVTGLFATEQARFTALVDGLGLSSDAPEALRAAARRVDDVRFSSAQREH from the coding sequence ATGAGCGCCCGCCACGAGGCCTCGACCGACGTCGGCGCCGGTGACGCCCAGATGATCACCGCGCTCGTCCGTCTGCGGGGTGCGCTGCAGGCTGCCACCTTGCCGCTCGACCTGCCCGGCGTGGAGGAGGTGCGCACCTCCCACGGCGAGATGGTCGACCAGCTCGAGGACTACGTCATCCCGCGCGTGATGACCGTCGACGCCCCCCTGCTGGCGGTGGTCGGCGGGTCGACCGGTGCCGGCAAGTCGACGCTGGTCAACACCCTGGTCGGGCACCGTGTCACCGCGTCCGGCGTGCTGCGACCCACGACCCGCTCGCCCGTGCTGGTCCACCACCCCGACGACGGCCACTGGTTCGGCCAGGACCGGCTGCTGCCGGACCTGCGCCGGGTCGAGCACGCGACCAACGACCCCGACTGCCTGCAGCTGGTCGCCTCGGAGACGATCCCCCAGGGGCTCGCGGTCCTCGACGCACCCGACGTGGACTCCGTCGACGAGCAGAACCGTGCGCTGGCCGCCCAGCTGCTGGCGGCCGGCGACCTCTGGCTCTTCGTCACCTCCGCCGCCAGGTACGCCGACCAGGTGCCGTGGACCTTCCTCAAGCAGGCCGCCGACCGCTCGACCGCGGTGGCGATCGTGCTGGACCGCACCGCTCCCGAGGCCGTCCACACCGTCTCCACGCACCTCGCCCGCATGCTGGCCGCGCGCGGGCTCAAGGACTCCCCGCTCTTCGTCGTCCACGAGGGCGCCGTCGACGACGAGGGCCTGCTGCCCGCGGCGAACGTCGCGGAGGTCCGCGGTTGGCTGGAGTCGCTGGCCGAGGACTCCGGTGCCCGCTCGGCGGTGGTCAAGCAGACCCTCGACGGCGCGATCCGCTCCCTCACCCACCACGTGCACCCCGTCGCCGACGCGGCGGCGGCCCAGGTCGAGGCCGCCGAGCACCTGCGCCGCCTCAGTGACCAGGCCTACTCCGACGCGCTGGCCCGCGCCCTGCAGGCGACCTCGGACGGCACGCTGCTGCGGGGGGAGATCCTCGCCCGCTGGCAGGAGTTCGTCGGCACCGGTGAGCTGCTGCGCTCCCTGGAGACCAAGGTCGGCTGGCTGCGGGACCGGGTCGTGGGTGCGGTCAAGGGCAAGCCCGCCCAGGCCGAGCGGGTGACCGTCGCGGTCGAGTCGGGTCTGGAGCTGCTGGTGCTCGAGCACGCCGAGGAGGCCGCGGAGGCCGCGGAGCGGGCCTGGCGCCAGCTCGAGGCCGGCGTGAGCCTGCTCGCGACCGGTGGGCCGGACCTCGGCCGAGCCTCGCGCGACCTGCGCCGACGTGCCGAGCGCGCGGTCCGCGAGTGGCAGGGCGACGTGCTGGAGATGGTCCGTGCCGAGGGGGAGGGCAAGCGCACCACCGCCCGGTTCCTGGCGCTGGGCGTCAACGGCCTGTCCGTGGCGCTCATGGTCGTGGTCTTCTCCCACACCGCGGGTCTCACCGGGGCCGAGGCCGGCATCGCCGGTGGCTCCGCGGCGCTGGGCCAGAAGCTGCTCGAGGCGGTCTTCGGCGACCAGGCCGTGCGCGGCATGGCCGAGCGCGCCCGGCAGATGCTGGAGGAGCGGGTCACGGGCCTGTTCGCCACCGAGCAGGCGCGATTCACCGCGCTGGTCGACGGCCTGGGCCTGAGCAGCGACGCCCCCGAGGCGCTGCGCGCGGCGGCCCGTCGCGTCGACGACGTGCGCTTCTCCAGCGCCCAGCGCGAGCACTGA
- a CDS encoding PrsW family intramembrane metalloprotease, with translation MVRTRRQGVAFTVVVTVLVALGALPMLLILALAGAPGSVLLATVLAALPVGPLVGCYLWLDRYEPEPKSLLALGLLWGGFVATAGALLVQGIGGLVIGVSEVASLAIVAPLTEEAGKGAFLVLLLWLRRAELDGILDGIVYAGMVGIGFAFVENILYLAAAYDGTDGMGPGGTEAVTATFVVRCLFSPFAHPLFTTFIGIGVGIAVTSRSGAVRFLAPLGGYVLAVLAHGLWNGSTVFGLGSFVVVYLVLMVPALVGMFALAFWARRAEQRMLGAALGDAAQRGLLPATDIGWVVDLRARRTARAFARRHGGREGEQAMRVYQQAAIELGFLHHRYLRGTPPPDFAVRGQEHVLRISAVRPSIAFPGQVVPTRMSAR, from the coding sequence ATGGTCAGGACACGTCGCCAGGGAGTCGCGTTCACGGTCGTGGTGACCGTGCTCGTGGCCCTCGGGGCCCTGCCCATGCTGCTGATCCTGGCCCTCGCCGGGGCTCCCGGCTCGGTGCTGCTGGCCACCGTCCTCGCGGCCCTCCCGGTGGGGCCGCTCGTCGGCTGCTACCTGTGGCTGGACCGGTACGAGCCCGAGCCGAAGTCGCTGCTGGCCCTGGGCCTGCTCTGGGGCGGGTTCGTGGCGACGGCGGGCGCGCTGCTGGTGCAGGGCATCGGCGGGCTGGTGATCGGCGTGAGCGAGGTGGCCAGCCTGGCGATCGTCGCCCCCCTCACCGAGGAGGCCGGCAAGGGCGCTTTCCTGGTGCTGCTGCTGTGGCTGCGGCGCGCGGAGCTCGACGGCATCCTCGACGGCATCGTCTACGCCGGCATGGTCGGCATCGGGTTCGCCTTCGTCGAGAACATCCTCTACCTCGCCGCGGCCTACGACGGCACCGACGGGATGGGGCCGGGCGGCACCGAGGCGGTCACCGCGACGTTCGTCGTGCGCTGCCTTTTCAGCCCCTTCGCCCACCCGCTGTTCACCACCTTCATCGGCATCGGGGTCGGCATCGCGGTGACCAGCCGCTCCGGCGCCGTCCGGTTCCTGGCCCCGCTAGGGGGATACGTGCTGGCGGTGCTCGCGCACGGACTGTGGAACGGCTCGACCGTCTTCGGTCTCGGGAGCTTCGTCGTGGTCTACCTGGTGCTGATGGTCCCGGCGCTGGTGGGCATGTTCGCGCTGGCCTTCTGGGCCCGGCGTGCCGAGCAGCGGATGCTCGGGGCGGCCCTCGGGGACGCCGCCCAGCGCGGTCTGCTCCCCGCCACCGACATCGGCTGGGTCGTCGACCTGCGGGCCCGACGCACGGCGCGGGCCTTCGCCCGACGGCACGGTGGGCGGGAGGGCGAGCAGGCGATGCGGGTCTACCAACAGGCAGCGATCGAGCTCGGATTCCTGCATCATCGCTACCTGCGCGGCACTCCTCCGCCAGACTTCGCGGTGCGCGGCCAGGAGCACGTCCTCCGGATCAGTGCCGTGCGCCCATCCATCGCTTTCCCCGGACAGGTGGTCCCGACCCGCATGAGTGCCCGATGA
- a CDS encoding aminopeptidase P family protein — MSEDPQTEPRTESHDPAVPEAYAAFMRTGWGDRELDLPRHPVADLAAQRRARLGEAFPGERLVLPAGTYKVRANDTDYRFRADTAHAYFSGNLTSDAVLVVEDGEGVLYARPRSSRETDEFFRDRQYGELWAGRRPSLKEISDSLGLEVRHVDELEARLGSTSTKTRDLTTDGDLARVASELRLVKDAWEVDELQAACDATTLGFEDAVADWDNVLRYGERWLEGTFFRRARTMGNDIGYDSIVGGGKHATTLHWIENSGAITPGELVLVDMGVEGHNLYTADVTRTLPVDGTFTPLQRDLYELVLQAQEAGIEAVRPGAAFQDPHRAAMRVLAHGLEDLGLLPVSAEESLADDNKTYARWTLHGTSHMLGMDVHDCGQAAPEAYAKGTLAEGMVLTVEPGLYFQEDDLLVPEELRGIGIRIEDDILVTAGGYENLSASLPRTADAVEAWMGQRIR, encoded by the coding sequence ATGAGCGAGGACCCGCAGACCGAGCCCCGGACCGAGTCGCACGACCCGGCGGTGCCGGAGGCCTACGCCGCCTTCATGCGCACCGGCTGGGGTGACCGCGAGCTCGACCTCCCCCGGCACCCGGTCGCCGACCTGGCGGCGCAGCGGCGGGCCCGCCTCGGTGAGGCCTTCCCCGGTGAGCGACTGGTGCTGCCGGCCGGCACCTACAAGGTGCGCGCCAACGACACCGACTACCGCTTCCGCGCCGACACCGCGCACGCCTACTTCTCCGGCAACCTCACCTCCGACGCCGTGCTCGTGGTCGAGGACGGCGAGGGCGTGCTCTACGCCCGGCCGCGGTCCTCGCGCGAGACCGACGAGTTCTTCCGCGACCGGCAGTACGGCGAGCTGTGGGCGGGGCGCCGGCCCTCGCTGAAGGAGATCTCCGACTCCCTGGGCCTGGAGGTCCGGCACGTCGACGAGCTCGAGGCACGCCTGGGCTCCACCTCGACCAAGACCCGCGACCTGACCACCGACGGCGACCTCGCGCGGGTGGCCTCCGAGCTCCGGCTCGTCAAGGACGCGTGGGAGGTCGACGAGCTGCAGGCGGCGTGTGACGCGACGACGCTGGGCTTCGAGGACGCCGTCGCCGACTGGGACAACGTCCTGCGCTACGGCGAGCGCTGGCTGGAGGGCACCTTCTTCCGCCGCGCCCGCACGATGGGCAACGACATCGGCTACGACTCCATCGTCGGCGGCGGCAAGCACGCCACGACCCTGCACTGGATCGAGAACTCCGGCGCGATCACCCCCGGTGAGCTCGTCCTGGTCGACATGGGCGTGGAGGGCCACAACCTCTACACCGCCGACGTCACCCGCACCCTGCCCGTCGACGGCACCTTCACCCCGCTGCAGCGCGACCTCTACGAGCTGGTGCTGCAGGCCCAGGAGGCCGGCATCGAGGCGGTCCGCCCGGGTGCCGCCTTCCAGGACCCGCACCGCGCCGCGATGCGGGTGCTGGCCCACGGCCTTGAGGACCTCGGGCTGCTGCCGGTCAGCGCCGAGGAGTCGCTGGCCGACGACAACAAGACCTACGCACGCTGGACCCTCCACGGCACCAGCCACATGCTCGGCATGGACGTCCACGACTGCGGCCAGGCCGCTCCCGAGGCCTACGCCAAGGGCACGCTGGCCGAGGGCATGGTCCTCACCGTCGAGCCGGGGCTGTACTTCCAGGAGGACGACCTGCTGGTCCCCGAGGAGCTGCGCGGCATCGGCATCCGCATCGAGGACGACATCCTCGTCACCGCCGGCGGCTACGAGAACCTCTCCGCGTCCCTGCCGCGCACCGCCGACGCCGTCGAGGCGTGGATGGGTCAGCGGATCCGCTGA
- a CDS encoding ATP-binding protein gives MPPAPAEGLQELTDDVGVSAEAAALSRRLLVAEESVSGACELIATHFLGSEEVEMVVVALTLTPPADREAWLHLGDRVWLREWVCPGSPCHSVPRGEGPEGALTMPYVSQQARDEIVAVPDRDLLPPEGAKDRDELEQCDTAAIVTCALQRDAIMYGSLSIGRSTPGRWSAQLLADYRLIVATLAARLASQHSRLLLTDALANGDQARQQQQQFFATVGHELRTPLSTIIGYAELLTDQAERQPAGEFAEEVGRDAGHVLTASEHLLAVVEDLLGTGRLLGSEDSRRAVEVAGAVADVLHWHRVPADRHGVTVASVVPDGLTVLARPAGLRQVLTNLVGNAIVHNRAGGTVEVGAQPLVGEGGQSRVRVTVRDTGRGLSPVQLRSAFEPFVRFAGPSVKGTGLGLPLARTVAERDGGEIGAVSTPGEGSVFWVDLPAG, from the coding sequence GTGCCCCCCGCACCGGCTGAGGGTCTCCAGGAGCTGACGGACGACGTCGGCGTCTCCGCCGAGGCCGCGGCCCTGTCCCGACGGCTGCTGGTGGCCGAGGAGTCGGTCTCGGGTGCGTGCGAGCTCATCGCCACGCACTTCCTGGGCTCCGAGGAGGTGGAGATGGTCGTGGTGGCCCTGACGCTGACGCCTCCGGCCGACCGCGAGGCGTGGCTGCACCTCGGTGACCGGGTGTGGTTGCGGGAGTGGGTGTGCCCGGGGTCCCCGTGCCACTCGGTCCCGCGCGGTGAGGGTCCCGAGGGGGCCCTGACCATGCCCTACGTCTCCCAGCAGGCGCGCGACGAGATCGTGGCGGTCCCCGACCGCGACCTGCTGCCGCCCGAGGGGGCGAAGGACCGGGACGAGCTCGAGCAGTGCGATACCGCGGCGATCGTGACCTGCGCGCTCCAGCGCGACGCGATCATGTACGGCAGTCTCTCCATCGGCCGCAGCACGCCCGGGCGCTGGTCGGCGCAGCTGCTGGCCGACTACCGCCTCATCGTCGCGACGCTCGCCGCCCGCCTCGCCTCCCAGCACAGCCGACTACTGCTCACCGACGCGCTGGCCAACGGCGACCAGGCACGACAGCAGCAGCAGCAGTTCTTCGCCACCGTCGGCCACGAGCTGCGCACGCCGCTCTCCACGATCATCGGGTACGCCGAGCTGCTGACCGACCAGGCGGAGCGCCAGCCTGCCGGGGAGTTCGCCGAGGAGGTCGGTCGCGACGCCGGCCACGTCCTCACCGCCTCCGAGCACCTGCTGGCCGTCGTCGAGGACCTCCTCGGCACCGGCCGGCTGCTCGGCTCCGAGGACTCCCGCCGGGCCGTCGAGGTGGCCGGCGCCGTGGCCGACGTCCTGCACTGGCACCGGGTGCCGGCCGACCGGCACGGGGTCACGGTCGCCAGCGTCGTACCCGACGGGTTGACGGTGCTGGCGCGTCCCGCCGGTCTGCGCCAGGTGCTGACGAACCTGGTGGGCAACGCCATCGTGCACAACCGAGCCGGGGGCACCGTCGAGGTCGGTGCCCAACCCCTGGTGGGGGAGGGCGGTCAGTCGCGGGTGCGGGTGACGGTCCGCGACACCGGTCGCGGGCTGAGCCCCGTGCAGCTGCGTTCGGCGTTCGAGCCGTTCGTGCGCTTCGCCGGCCCGTCGGTCAAGGGCACCGGCCTGGGCCTGCCCCTGGCCCGCACCGTCGCCGAGCGGGACGGCGGCGAGATCGGTGCGGTCTCCACGCCGGGTGAGGGCTCGGTCTTCTGGGTCGACCTGCCCGCCGGCTGA
- a CDS encoding cytochrome P450, producing the protein MAPDPLRSATTTDDTAAIGRLGAVLAARGRPGPVALGPHGPHLVTSVADTRRVLTDAEVFRFPVDVTRRATTGEHAMVARLRPEQVARGTRTFEAELSRATTGWDGGGADDAMEVLRLPVARSTTDAVLGPLETMCRDHVADLVLDWVDSLAPIIAATRPPRRWSRARREERRARTALERSLEDLRVEQPTVSAVELAAGVQVPIAAGAWLLVLLAQHPQAAAAARRHDLAVEVAWETLRLRPPTWVTARMTARSVSLERGTLPAHAVVLVSPLLLGHLPDLLPSGSAGPEVFDPQRWVGGDVRPGSWLPFGAGPHACPGRSLGLAQLTALARWAADRHVVLTEPARIDQTRGIFPSPALLRCGAVPSSPEE; encoded by the coding sequence GTGGCGCCCGACCCCCTGAGGTCGGCCACCACCACGGACGACACCGCGGCGATCGGGCGCCTCGGTGCCGTCCTCGCGGCTCGCGGCCGTCCCGGCCCGGTCGCCCTCGGGCCGCACGGTCCCCACCTCGTGACCTCGGTCGCCGACACCCGTCGCGTGCTGACCGACGCAGAGGTCTTCCGGTTCCCCGTCGACGTGACCCGCCGCGCCACGACCGGCGAGCACGCCATGGTCGCGCGGCTGCGCCCCGAGCAGGTCGCCCGCGGCACGCGGACCTTCGAGGCCGAGCTGTCCCGCGCCACGACCGGCTGGGACGGCGGTGGTGCCGACGACGCGATGGAGGTGCTGCGCCTCCCGGTGGCCCGCTCCACCACCGATGCGGTCCTGGGTCCCCTCGAGACCATGTGTCGTGACCACGTCGCCGACCTTGTCCTCGACTGGGTCGACTCCCTGGCCCCGATCATCGCCGCCACCCGACCGCCGCGACGCTGGTCCCGCGCGCGCCGCGAGGAGCGACGCGCTCGCACCGCGCTGGAGCGCAGCCTCGAGGACCTGCGGGTCGAGCAGCCGACGGTCAGCGCCGTCGAGCTGGCCGCCGGGGTGCAGGTGCCGATCGCCGCCGGGGCCTGGCTGCTGGTGCTGCTGGCCCAGCACCCGCAGGCGGCGGCCGCTGCCCGCAGGCACGACCTGGCCGTCGAGGTCGCGTGGGAGACGCTGCGGCTGCGGCCACCCACCTGGGTGACGGCCCGGATGACCGCGCGCTCGGTGAGCCTCGAGCGCGGCACGCTGCCCGCCCACGCGGTGGTCCTGGTCAGCCCGCTGCTGCTGGGTCACCTCCCCGACCTGCTGCCGTCGGGCTCCGCCGGGCCCGAGGTCTTCGACCCGCAGCGGTGGGTGGGCGGGGACGTCCGTCCGGGCTCGTGGCTGCCCTTCGGTGCAGGGCCGCACGCCTGCCCGGGGCGCAGCCTGGGGCTGGCGCAGCTCACCGCCTTGGCCCGGTGGGCGGCGGATCGGCATGTTGTGCTGACGGAGCCCGCGCGCATCGACCAGACTAGGGGCATCTTCCCCTCCCCGGCGCTGCTGCGCTGCGGGGCGGTTCCTTCATCCCCCGAGGAGTGA
- a CDS encoding response regulator produces MTTTPGRRLRFLVVDDTDDIREVMTRMVERQGHLADQAVDGVEAVEALQQTRYDLMLLDLSMPRMTGEEVVRWVQQHPEHAVGLRVVVVSAWAGDKRPVLQELGITDVLPKPFRRQQLEQLIAESL; encoded by the coding sequence ATGACGACGACGCCGGGCCGCCGGCTGCGGTTCCTCGTCGTCGACGACACCGACGACATCCGCGAGGTCATGACCCGGATGGTCGAGCGGCAGGGCCACCTCGCCGACCAGGCCGTCGACGGCGTCGAGGCCGTCGAGGCGCTGCAGCAGACCCGCTACGACCTGATGCTGCTGGACCTGTCGATGCCGCGGATGACCGGCGAGGAGGTCGTGCGCTGGGTCCAGCAGCACCCCGAGCACGCCGTCGGGCTGCGGGTCGTCGTGGTCAGCGCCTGGGCCGGCGACAAGCGTCCGGTGCTCCAGGAGCTGGGCATCACCGACGTGCTGCCCAAGCCGTTCCGGCGCCAGCAGCTCGAGCAGCTCATCGCCGAGTCGCTCTGA
- a CDS encoding SDR family NAD(P)-dependent oxidoreductase: protein MTHDVSADIPSLRQRPVGSPFGATSTAEEVLSGVDLSGARALVTGGYAGIGLALVRALAQAGAEVLAPARRPQVAREALADVPGATVAALDLSEQQSVATLAEALDGPLDLLVLNAGVMACPETRTPEGWELQLATNHLGHFSLVNRLLPHLVPGGRVVSVSSLGHHHGGMHWEDPMFEQDYAKWRAYGQSKSANALLAVHLAESGVAAYSLHPGAILTDLGKHLTEADLDDVLLTDADGNLVVPSFKTPEQGAATAAFAATSDLLTDRAGAYLEDCEVAPLVDGEGLGDHGVRRWAVDPAEAARLWAWSAELTGVDALR from the coding sequence GTGACCCATGACGTCAGTGCTGACATCCCGTCCCTGCGGCAGCGGCCGGTGGGCTCGCCGTTCGGTGCGACCTCCACCGCCGAGGAGGTGCTCTCCGGCGTCGACCTGAGCGGCGCGCGCGCCCTCGTCACCGGCGGGTACGCCGGCATCGGGCTCGCCCTGGTGCGCGCGCTGGCCCAGGCGGGGGCCGAGGTCCTCGCGCCCGCGCGTCGACCGCAGGTGGCCCGCGAGGCACTCGCCGACGTCCCCGGCGCCACGGTGGCCGCCCTCGACCTGTCGGAGCAGCAGTCGGTGGCCACCCTCGCCGAGGCGCTCGACGGGCCGCTGGACCTGCTGGTCCTCAACGCCGGCGTGATGGCCTGCCCCGAGACCCGGACGCCCGAGGGATGGGAGCTGCAGCTGGCCACCAACCACCTCGGGCACTTCTCGCTGGTCAACCGGCTGCTCCCCCACCTCGTCCCGGGCGGCCGGGTCGTGAGCGTGTCCTCGCTCGGTCACCACCACGGCGGGATGCACTGGGAGGACCCGATGTTCGAGCAGGACTACGCGAAGTGGCGCGCCTACGGGCAGTCCAAGTCGGCCAACGCACTGCTCGCGGTCCACCTCGCGGAGAGCGGCGTGGCGGCGTACTCACTGCACCCCGGCGCCATCCTCACCGACCTCGGCAAGCACCTCACCGAGGCCGACCTGGACGACGTGCTGCTCACCGACGCCGATGGCAACCTCGTCGTCCCGTCGTTCAAGACCCCCGAGCAGGGCGCGGCCACGGCCGCCTTCGCCGCGACCTCCGACCTGTTGACCGACCGAGCGGGTGCCTACCTCGAGGACTGCGAGGTGGCGCCGCTGGTCGACGGCGAGGGCCTGGGCGACCACGGCGTACGACGCTGGGCCGTCGACCCGGCCGAGGCGGCTCGCCTCTGGGCCTGGTCGGCCGAGCTCACCGGGGTCGACGCGCTGCGCTGA
- a CDS encoding nuclear transport factor 2 family protein, whose protein sequence is MPTSSADSARQIENLLHTYAELIDAGDLDGVADLFAHGRIHGEEGGGPETVFEGREGVRKLYGFSTRIYEDTGTPRTKHVTTNAIIDVDEESGTASCRSYFTVLQATDALALQPIIAGRYRDTFHRPDGTWWFESRTMHVDLVGDLSHHLKW, encoded by the coding sequence GTGCCCACCAGCAGCGCTGACAGCGCCCGCCAGATCGAGAACCTCCTGCACACCTACGCCGAGCTCATCGACGCCGGTGACCTCGACGGCGTGGCCGACCTCTTCGCGCACGGCCGCATCCACGGCGAGGAGGGCGGCGGTCCGGAGACGGTCTTCGAGGGCCGGGAGGGGGTGCGCAAGCTCTACGGCTTCAGCACCCGGATCTACGAGGACACCGGTACGCCGCGGACCAAGCACGTGACCACCAACGCCATCATCGACGTCGACGAGGAGTCCGGCACCGCCTCCTGCCGCTCCTACTTCACCGTCCTGCAGGCCACCGACGCCCTCGCGCTGCAGCCGATCATCGCCGGCCGCTACCGCGACACCTTCCACCGCCCCGACGGCACCTGGTGGTTCGAGAGCCGCACCATGCACGTCGACCTCGTCGGAGACCTCTCGCACCACCTGAAGTGGTAG